The proteins below come from a single Cannabis sativa cultivar Pink pepper isolate KNU-18-1 chromosome 3, ASM2916894v1, whole genome shotgun sequence genomic window:
- the LOC115709365 gene encoding exocyst complex component EXO70H1: MPRKGMRSICFNPKTPSLSISRYGTATSSSPSSQRTTPASTPTRRQSLFPDSMMDQMIESAAVLIMKWDPESSSYAKVTSLFYESKVEAQQFIHCVNDLQKAMHFLVTEDSSSEKLILCQSLMQVAMKRLQKEFYQILSMNRAYLDPESVSTTRSSRASTRSSTSDYDDDGGATTDDEIRVASDSISEVEQVSSVAMDELKSIAECMISAGYAKECISIYKVIRKSIIDEGIYRMGVEKLSSSQINKTDWDVIEMRIKNWLDAVKISMRTLFNGERILCDHVFSASDSIRESCFLDISKEGALLLFGFPELVAKSKKTPEKMFRILDMYNSIFENWPEIEAIFSYESTAVVRTQAFNSLVKLAEFVQAVLSDFESTIQKDSSKSVPAQGGGVHRLTIYVMNYLSLLADYSNILIDIFRDWTRPTNFSIPESFFDSSDSEDSPAPAMSLRVAWLILVLLCKLDGKAKQYNDVSLRYLFLANNLQHVIVKVRTSNLQYLLGEEWASKQETIVKQFAETYEELGWGHVITALKETNNNQTAVMTPGEAKTVFRNFNSSFEEAYRKQRASVVPNQKLRDEIKVSLARKVVSSYKEFYETHRSRVGNEENEIRCYVKYTPEDVANYLSDLFFGVSESESSSASSSPSSSPRWRHWRIL; encoded by the coding sequence ATGCCGAGAAAAGGAATGAGGAGCATTTGCTTTAACCCCAAAACGCCGTCTCTTTCAATATCTCGCTACGGCACTGCTACGTCGTCCTCTCCGTCGTCGCAAAGGACTACTCCAGCATCGACGCCGACTCGGCGGCAGAGCTTATTCCCCGATTCCATGATGGACCAGATGATTGAATCAGCTGCTGTGCTGATCATGAAATGGGATCCAGAGTCCTCTAGCTACGCTAAAGTGACTTCTCTCTTTTACGAGAGCAAAGTCGAAGCTCAACAGTTCATCCACTGCGTTAACGATCTACAGAAAGCCATGCATTTCCTGGTAACGGAAGATTCCTCATCGGAGAAACTCATTCTCTGTCAGAGTCTTATGCAGGTTGCCATGAAGAGACTCCAAAAAGAGTTTTACCAGATTCTCTCTATGAATCGTGCTTACTTAGATCCTGAGTCAGTTTCCACCACTCGCTCCTCACGCGCTTCCACCAGATCAAGCACCTCCGATTACGACGACGACGGTGGAGCCACTACTGATGATGAAATTCGTGTCGCTAGCGATTCAATTTCTGAAGTAGAACAGGTCTCTTCTGTTGCCATGGACGAGCTGAAATCAATCGCTGAATGCATGATCTCTGCTGGTTATGCTAAGGAGTGTATAAGCATATACAAAGTAATCAGAAAATCAATCATCGATGAAGGCATATATCGAATGGGAGTAGAGAAATTAAGCTCGTCTCAGATCAATAAGACGGATTGGGACGTAATTGAAATGAGGATCAAGAATTGGTTAGACGCAGTTAAAATCTCGATGAGAACACTCTTCAATGGAGAGAGGATCCTCTGCGATCACGTTTTCTCGGCCTCAGATTCTATCAGAGAGTCATGCTTTTTGGACATTTCCAAAGAAGGAGCACTTCTTCTGTTTGGATTCCCAGAACTCGTGGCTAAGAGCAAGAAGACACCCGAGAAAATGTTCCGCATACTCGACATGTACAACTCGATCTTCGAGAACTGGCCGGAAATCGAGGCTATATTCTCGTACGAATCAACTGCCGTAGTCCGTACACAAGCTTTCAACTCGCTCGTCAAGCTAGCCGAGTTCGTTCAAGCAGTTCTCTCAGACTTCGAATCTACAATCCAAAAGGACTCATCGAAGTCGGTTCCAGCGCAAGGCGGCGGTGTCCACCGCTTGACCATCTACGTAATGAATTACCTCTCACTCCTTGCCGACTACAGCAACATCCTGATTGATATCTTCCGAGATTGGACAAGGccgacgaatttctccattccGGAATCATTCTTCGACAGCTCGGATTCCGAAGATTCACCAGCGCCGGCGATGTCACTCCGAGTAGCCTGGCTTATACTCGTCCTCCTCTGCAAACTCGATGGAAAAGCCAAGCAATACAACGATGTTTCGCTCAGGTACTTATTTTTGGCCAATAATCTTCAACACGTCATCGTCAAAGTTCGCACATCGAATTTACAGTACCTCTTGGGAGAGGAATGGGCCTCAAAGCAGGAAACCATTGTCAAACAATTCGCAGAGACCTACGAAGAGCTAGGATGGGGCCACGTCATCACGGCACTAAAGGAAACTAATAATAATCAGACGGCGGTGATGACGCCGGGGGAAGCGAAAACGGTGTTCCGGAACTTCAACTCGAGCTTCGAAGAAGCTTATAGGAAGCAAAGAGCGAGTGTGGTACCGAACCAGAAACTCCGAGACGAGATTAAGGTTTCGCTGGCGAGAAAGGTCGTGTCTAGTTACAAAGAGTTCTACGAAACGCACCGTTCTAGGGTTGGGAATGAGGAGAATGAGATTAGGTGTTATGTCAAATATACCCCCGAAGACGTAGCGAATTACTTGTCTGACCTGTTCTTTGGAGTGTCGGAATCGGAGAGCTCCtccgcttcttcttctccctctTCCTCGCCACGTTGGCGGCATTGGCGAATTCTGTGA